The following are from one region of the Paenibacillus sabinae T27 genome:
- a CDS encoding carbohydrate ABC transporter permease: MNNTGVRKPRLSRTAAFILFCLLPALIPVLVLTYFPILKGIVMAFQNYSLFNLNDIRFIGFDNFRTVLQDPNLPTILKNTGLWVFISLILQFAIGFLLSLLLYRKFPGRGVYQGLIYYSWAMSGFLIGIIWRWMFNGQIGVINDLLLKAGLISERIGFLSDPKWAMFSVIVANIWYGVAFFAIMLTAAMQSIPEELFEAADMDGANGLQKMLHVIIPYILPTIITTTALRVIWIFNFPDIIYAMTNGGPANSTHILSTFMLDKIVFGGDYGLAGAVGVISIVLLLLYTLFYLFATKASKAGDF; this comes from the coding sequence ATGAACAACACTGGCGTCCGCAAACCTCGCCTGAGCCGCACCGCCGCTTTTATCCTGTTCTGTCTGCTGCCCGCCCTTATACCGGTGCTTGTGCTTACATATTTTCCGATTTTGAAGGGCATCGTGATGGCGTTTCAGAACTACTCGCTTTTTAATTTGAACGACATCCGGTTTATCGGCTTTGACAATTTCCGAACGGTACTCCAGGACCCAAACCTGCCGACCATTCTGAAAAATACGGGGCTCTGGGTGTTCATCTCCCTGATCCTGCAGTTTGCCATCGGATTCCTGCTGTCGCTACTCCTGTACCGGAAATTCCCGGGCAGAGGCGTTTATCAAGGCTTGATTTATTATTCCTGGGCAATGTCCGGCTTCCTGATCGGGATTATCTGGCGCTGGATGTTCAACGGCCAAATCGGCGTCATTAATGATCTGCTGCTCAAAGCGGGGCTGATCTCGGAGCGCATCGGATTTCTGTCCGACCCGAAATGGGCGATGTTCTCGGTTATCGTGGCGAATATCTGGTACGGGGTTGCTTTTTTCGCCATCATGCTTACGGCTGCCATGCAGTCCATTCCCGAAGAATTGTTTGAGGCTGCCGATATGGACGGCGCGAACGGACTGCAAAAGATGCTGCACGTCATTATTCCCTACATCCTGCCGACGATCATTACGACCACGGCGCTGCGGGTCATCTGGATTTTCAATTTCCCGGATATTATCTATGCGATGACGAACGGCGGACCGGCCAATTCGACGCATATTCTGTCCACGTTCATGCTGGATAAAATCGTATTCGGCGGGGATTACGGACTGGCGGGCGCAGTCGGGGTCATTTCGATCGTGCTGCTGCTGCTGTACACCCTATTCTATCTTTTTGCTACGAAAGCGAGTAAGGCGGGTGATTTTTAG
- a CDS encoding carbohydrate ABC transporter permease, producing the protein MKRKVVRRVNLSAKVIILGIWLLFMIFPLYWMILTSLKPKNDIFQFPLEYLPEKISFENYANIFAISKFHVYIGNSLLVSLLSAFIVIVISILSSYVLARFTFRGSRQIMSGFFLTQMIPMFIGFGPLYSIMSQLNLLNKQGSLVLMYSVLLIPFCTLMLKGFFQRIPSSLEEAAMIDGCSRLGGLIRIILPVMKPGISATFIFAFVQNWNELFLAIMFIDREEAKTIPVAMNSFITKFDIDWGAMSAATVLSVIPTMILFALCQRLIVQGLTDGAVKG; encoded by the coding sequence ATGAAACGGAAAGTTGTAAGAAGGGTTAATTTAAGCGCCAAAGTGATCATACTCGGGATCTGGCTGTTATTCATGATCTTTCCTTTATATTGGATGATTCTTACTTCACTGAAGCCGAAGAATGATATTTTCCAGTTTCCGCTGGAATATCTGCCGGAGAAGATTTCGTTTGAGAACTATGCCAACATCTTCGCGATTTCAAAATTTCATGTGTACATCGGCAACAGCCTGCTCGTTTCGCTATTGTCGGCGTTTATCGTCATTGTTATTTCCATATTGAGCAGCTATGTGCTGGCACGCTTTACGTTCCGGGGCAGCCGGCAGATTATGAGCGGTTTCTTCCTTACGCAAATGATTCCGATGTTCATCGGATTTGGTCCACTTTATAGCATCATGTCTCAATTGAACCTGCTTAACAAGCAGGGGTCCCTTGTCCTGATGTATTCTGTGCTGCTCATCCCGTTCTGCACCCTGATGCTTAAAGGGTTCTTTCAGCGGATTCCTTCGAGCCTGGAGGAAGCGGCAATGATTGACGGATGCTCCCGGCTGGGCGGATTGATCCGCATTATCCTTCCGGTGATGAAGCCGGGGATATCGGCGACGTTTATTTTTGCCTTCGTGCAGAACTGGAACGAGCTGTTCCTGGCCATTATGTTCATCGACCGTGAGGAAGCTAAGACGATCCCCGTTGCCATGAATTCCTTCATTACCAAGTTTGATATCGACTGGGGGGCCATGTCGGCTGCGACGGTTCTGTCCGTCATTCCTACCATGATCCTGTTTGCCCTTTGCCAGCGGCTTATTGTGCAGGGCCTTACGGACGGTGCCGTGAAAGGTTAG
- a CDS encoding trans-sulfuration enzyme family protein — protein sequence MSETEKITAGRTPDPQTVVVHDKHDERHQGSVTVPQYQTSLFSFATYAEFDHAVAEEPDRPMYSRGNNPTVQQLEQRLAELQGGDKARCFASGMAAISTAILAAVRTGDHIVCVSQVYGPTRKLLENFLTKFGVEYTFADGTSLDAVRSAVRANTKLFYLESPTSLLFQLQDLKACTELAKSVGALTYIDNTWATPCFQNPFALGVDLVLHSTSKFIGGHSDSVGGVAIGSEELIGRINESEYLLLGGVMTPHTASLTMRGLRTLPLRMERFEKNGLRVAEAMEQLSHVLKVHHPGLPSHPQFELGKEQMSGYSSLFAFETDLPVDVIKRWADHLEYFRIGVSWGGYESLVTVPTLPEGYESAAGPVVRLYIGLEDPQLLIEDIKQAFEKVT from the coding sequence ATGTCGGAAACAGAAAAAATAACGGCCGGCCGGACACCCGATCCGCAAACCGTTGTCGTTCATGACAAGCATGACGAGCGCCACCAAGGCTCCGTAACGGTGCCGCAATACCAAACGAGCTTATTCAGCTTTGCCACCTATGCGGAATTTGACCATGCGGTAGCGGAGGAGCCGGACCGGCCGATGTATTCGAGGGGGAACAATCCGACCGTTCAACAGCTGGAGCAGCGGCTCGCCGAGCTGCAAGGCGGAGATAAAGCCCGCTGCTTCGCTTCGGGCATGGCGGCGATTTCGACGGCCATCCTGGCCGCTGTCCGCACGGGGGACCACATCGTGTGCGTCAGCCAGGTGTACGGTCCGACCCGCAAGCTGCTGGAGAATTTCCTGACCAAATTCGGCGTGGAATATACCTTTGCGGACGGGACTTCCCTGGACGCTGTCCGGTCCGCCGTGCGCGCGAACACCAAACTGTTTTACCTGGAAAGCCCAACCAGCCTGCTGTTTCAGCTTCAGGATCTGAAGGCTTGCACGGAGCTGGCCAAGAGTGTCGGGGCGCTGACCTACATCGACAATACGTGGGCGACGCCTTGCTTTCAAAATCCGTTCGCACTGGGCGTCGATCTGGTCCTCCATTCGACCAGCAAGTTTATAGGTGGGCACAGCGATTCCGTCGGCGGTGTGGCCATCGGCTCGGAGGAGCTGATCGGGCGGATCAATGAGAGCGAGTACCTGCTGCTCGGCGGAGTAATGACCCCGCATACCGCTTCGCTGACCATGCGCGGACTGCGCACGCTGCCGCTTCGCATGGAGCGGTTCGAGAAGAACGGCCTGCGTGTGGCCGAAGCGATGGAACAGCTCTCGCATGTCCTTAAAGTCCATCATCCCGGCCTGCCTTCGCATCCGCAATTTGAGCTGGGCAAGGAGCAGATGTCCGGTTACAGCAGCTTGTTCGCATTTGAGACGGACCTGCCGGTCGATGTGATTAAGCGTTGGGCGGACCATCTGGAATATTTCCGCATCGGCGTAAGCTGGGGCGGCTACGAAAGCCTCGTGACCGTTCCAACTCTGCCGGAAGGCTATGAATCAGCGGCCGGACCGGTTGTGCGGTTATATATCGGATTGGAAGATCCGCAGCTGCTGATTGAGGATATTAAGCAGGCTTTTGAGAAGGTGACTTGA
- a CDS encoding DUF4386 domain-containing protein, translating into MTQDRINGIIIGIFYIVAAVTSVIAVILYEPVLSEQWYMSVANGFKTKVLLGVINDLLLVLTAVGTAVMLFPYLRRWNEQLALGYLCFRFMEAVLIAIGVVSILGLLQLSIHYEANSLASEENLHEIGYMLQAFHRWTSMLGPNFMLGINTALYSYLLFKTGLVPRPLALFGMITAVLVFIAGLLEMFGIVEPLSAAKGLIALPVGVYELSLAVRLIVKGFHKQNLEKLKAC; encoded by the coding sequence ATGACGCAAGACAGAATAAATGGGATCATAATCGGCATTTTTTATATTGTAGCTGCGGTCACATCAGTCATCGCTGTTATCTTGTATGAGCCGGTATTGTCAGAACAATGGTATATGTCCGTGGCAAATGGATTTAAAACAAAGGTTTTGCTCGGTGTCATTAACGATCTCTTGCTCGTTCTGACAGCAGTAGGTACAGCGGTTATGCTGTTTCCTTATCTCCGTCGTTGGAATGAACAACTAGCACTAGGATATCTATGCTTTCGATTTATGGAAGCTGTTCTTATTGCAATAGGTGTGGTGAGTATATTAGGTTTATTGCAGCTTAGTATACATTATGAAGCAAACAGCTTAGCAAGTGAAGAAAATCTTCACGAGATCGGTTACATGCTGCAAGCTTTCCATCGTTGGACATCGATGTTAGGTCCCAATTTTATGCTGGGTATCAATACGGCATTGTATAGCTATTTGCTTTTTAAAACAGGTTTAGTGCCAAGACCGTTAGCGCTGTTTGGTATGATTACAGCTGTACTCGTATTCATAGCTGGTCTATTAGAAATGTTCGGTATCGTAGAACCTCTCTCTGCAGCAAAAGGACTTATTGCTTTACCTGTGGGCGTTTATGAATTGAGTTTGGCAGTCCGGTTGATTGTGAAGGGATTTCACAAGCAAAACCTCGAAAAACTAAAAGCGTGTTAG
- a CDS encoding helix-turn-helix transcriptional regulator codes for MDHYEVIESSLIHIENNLDQSLSLESVANTFNMSKYYFHRLFSAMMGCSLNNYILSRRLNASLPFIQTDNLPLIDIAYMLNFGTQSSFTRAFKRQYGIAPSSLRVKNLNILQSPVPSVVKRPIKNINGDIVTDFTLAELKPIRLSGIAFEVDLATDDYKTKIRSHSKKLLNNIDETVTGSCYVIYSNCQPNSTRFKVLFGIPNDIQIEKPFYFTVDVPQLFCAKFKYFGDLLDIGDVFITDYARFLKISRQEADDSHIELIQFFDDIHNLDSAYHIYAPIKKLTIDSDY; via the coding sequence ATGGACCATTATGAAGTCATAGAGAGTTCTTTAATCCATATTGAAAACAATTTAGACCAGTCTTTATCACTAGAGTCTGTGGCTAATACCTTTAACATGTCCAAATATTACTTTCACAGACTTTTTTCTGCCATGATGGGTTGTTCTTTAAACAACTACATACTATCCAGAAGATTGAACGCATCACTACCATTCATTCAAACCGATAATTTACCACTAATAGATATAGCCTACATGCTAAACTTTGGAACACAATCCTCTTTCACCCGCGCTTTCAAACGCCAATACGGTATTGCTCCAAGCTCTCTGAGAGTAAAAAATTTGAACATACTTCAAAGTCCAGTGCCATCTGTCGTTAAAAGACCCATTAAAAACATCAATGGTGATATTGTCACCGATTTTACTCTAGCGGAGCTTAAACCAATCCGGTTGAGCGGCATAGCCTTTGAGGTTGACTTGGCAACTGATGATTACAAAACGAAGATTCGGTCTCATTCAAAGAAGCTGTTAAATAACATTGATGAAACAGTAACTGGCTCATGTTATGTCATTTATTCGAATTGCCAACCCAACTCAACCCGCTTCAAGGTCTTGTTCGGGATCCCAAATGATATTCAAATAGAGAAACCTTTTTATTTTACCGTTGATGTACCACAACTCTTCTGTGCCAAGTTTAAATATTTTGGTGATCTCCTTGATATAGGTGATGTTTTCATAACTGATTATGCAAGATTTTTAAAGATTTCCAGGCAGGAAGCTGACGATTCTCACATCGAACTTATTCAATTTTTTGATGACATCCACAATCTTGATTCGGCCTACCACATCTACGCACCTATCAAAAAACTAACGATTGACTCAGATTATTAA
- a CDS encoding cation-translocating P-type ATPase: MSITAHSRVIRFLPGRIRLEFAGLLHSKSTELSLRQDLALLPGVTKAEASAITGRILVFYDERQTSGRQLLQQLERLESKYNGSGEDKTVIQASREAPVLETGDQEACAEAAVSAESPELPLKTSVHGGSMPVSHAAQGAPETNSAQVYPRSTSPPGVPLPLAIAMGGLLVLGTKQLFFGKSAWAGSPVPFYMSGAVAAVTGYPFLRRGFNRFTEQGKLNPDLILGTAALGLALVRENLVVLGALSLLQYVNWKRSRIGLDDMDTPPLSPEIQAYSERAGRLGLAAAAGTWLFTRSPMRAIAVLLAANPRAATIPVKTAWQQAELYAKEAQAGLPRGESAAHLAQTGTLLLEDTSLLMQTKIQETECVSHEEDPDKIICLTAGLMKKTAHPWRDEVLRKASLTCRTLRTAFHVAEEDDGLSGLISNTSYCVGNLSFCKRHEVAFEQYYLEAKRIESKGCEVLFLAKKTGGNWIAQGLVYRGQQIDSGRAALLSRARQQGMQISVLEDTPGIGRDRVAQLGLHTDWLSTPIHEAAERIAKLHEQGNRVLLVSESPGEYSRYLMEAGVPGVAFDQLEQVLGAKQSAQKLENTINQHYQITKKWNVLGALLAAFGVLSAPLANLTNDALSLIFLSRTQKLAQQAFPADTASSAGAHNEVAAAAEAAVWHGMPWESVTEQLRVNVQRGLTAAQVNDLRSRHGINRLAEKEQTPWVVSYASQFKEFTTLILLGTSVLALFTGGLFDGLAMGAVLLANAAIGTFQERKAERIVESLNQFQPPASKVIRDGAEAIIDATDLVPGDIVCLEPGDRVPADIRLIRAWNLEVNESALTGESVPVAKQETEAEGDCPLSERSCMLYMGTDISRGKALGVVVQTGMNTEFGHLMSMLKTNEKTATPLQEKVTSISKKFVKWAFIAGSIVFVSGLLRGVPIPELVSTSITLVASAIPEGLPVTITIALSAGIFRMSRKNALVRKLSALETLGHATIICTDKTGTLTKNEMTVKQVAAVGHAWEVSGSGYDPAGGFREKGRAGGESSLPDSAADESNAAQPELQRILQIACLCNNSKLIKEGSGWSIQGDPTEGALLAMAHKGGVKPEELNHWHRGAEIPFDSGTGKMSVVCKDTSSGQACYIFSKGSVESILRRCSRYQQNGEVHPLTMELRADILKESERLASNALRVLGFAYRALEAEEHDRQEDLDEREMIYVGMAGMIDPPKADVRQSIEEALSLGVKPVMITGDHPITAIAIAEQIGITGGSRPGQVLTGHELDRMSDEELEQSVDQVSIFARMTPEHKLRIVSLLRKKGHIVAMTGDGVNDSPAIKRADVGIAMGRAGTEVSKATADIVLKEDHFGSIVEGVKEGRTIIGNIRKALGCLLTGNLAEILVTSTAVILGMPIPLVPIQILLMNMLTDALPAMVLAVNPGSKAKRTKRANIVDKSLYRKVITRGVLLGAGSLGLFGLALASGQPVAVAQSVAFATLVAGQLIQTFSWRQEDTEQKVGDWSKDRFLVGALSISWLALLGALYVPPLNQFFHTAPIPLHLWGPILLVAGSISWLSRPILSLLEGKEQTTGTAVPAYSAA; the protein is encoded by the coding sequence ATGTCGATTACCGCTCATAGCAGGGTTATCCGCTTTTTGCCAGGGCGTATTCGCCTTGAATTTGCAGGTCTGCTGCACAGCAAGTCAACCGAATTGTCTTTGCGTCAGGATCTGGCGCTCCTTCCGGGTGTCACCAAAGCCGAAGCATCCGCGATCACCGGCCGGATTCTCGTATTCTATGACGAACGGCAAACGTCCGGGCGCCAGCTGCTGCAGCAATTGGAGCGGCTCGAGAGCAAGTATAATGGCTCTGGAGAAGATAAAACGGTTATTCAAGCTTCCCGGGAGGCGCCTGTTCTTGAAACTGGAGATCAAGAGGCCTGCGCCGAAGCGGCGGTTTCTGCGGAATCGCCAGAGCTGCCGCTGAAGACTTCGGTACATGGAGGCTCCATGCCGGTTTCACATGCTGCCCAAGGGGCGCCGGAAACAAATTCAGCCCAGGTCTATCCGAGGTCTACTTCGCCTCCAGGCGTCCCTCTTCCGCTCGCGATTGCAATGGGCGGACTGCTGGTGCTTGGAACGAAGCAGCTGTTTTTCGGCAAGTCCGCATGGGCTGGCAGTCCGGTTCCCTTTTACATGTCCGGGGCGGTTGCCGCCGTTACCGGTTACCCTTTTCTGCGAAGGGGCTTTAACCGCTTTACCGAACAGGGCAAGCTGAATCCCGATCTCATTCTCGGGACCGCTGCGCTGGGACTTGCGCTTGTCCGGGAAAATCTCGTCGTGCTTGGCGCATTAAGCCTTCTTCAATATGTAAATTGGAAACGCAGCCGGATCGGGCTGGACGATATGGATACTCCGCCGCTCTCTCCCGAAATCCAGGCCTACAGCGAGCGCGCCGGACGCTTGGGGCTGGCCGCCGCGGCGGGAACCTGGCTCTTTACCCGCAGCCCTATGCGGGCCATTGCCGTTCTGCTTGCCGCCAATCCGCGGGCGGCGACCATTCCGGTGAAGACGGCTTGGCAGCAGGCGGAGCTTTACGCCAAAGAAGCGCAGGCCGGCCTCCCGCGTGGAGAATCGGCAGCGCATCTGGCACAGACCGGCACACTGCTGCTGGAAGACACCTCCCTGCTGATGCAGACGAAGATTCAGGAGACGGAATGTGTATCGCATGAGGAAGACCCGGACAAAATCATTTGTCTGACTGCGGGTCTGATGAAAAAAACTGCGCATCCGTGGAGAGATGAAGTGCTGCGGAAAGCAAGTCTGACATGCCGTACCCTGCGAACAGCATTTCACGTCGCCGAAGAGGATGACGGACTTAGCGGCCTGATCAGCAATACATCTTATTGCGTCGGCAATCTTAGCTTTTGCAAGCGGCATGAAGTGGCCTTCGAGCAATATTACCTGGAGGCTAAACGCATTGAAAGCAAAGGCTGCGAAGTGCTGTTCCTGGCGAAAAAAACCGGCGGGAACTGGATAGCCCAGGGACTGGTCTACCGTGGTCAGCAGATCGACTCCGGGCGGGCGGCCCTGCTCTCGCGGGCACGGCAGCAGGGCATGCAGATATCCGTGCTGGAGGATACCCCCGGCATCGGCCGGGATAGGGTCGCCCAGCTCGGCCTGCACACGGATTGGCTGAGCACTCCGATCCATGAAGCGGCGGAGCGCATCGCCAAGCTTCATGAACAAGGGAACCGGGTGCTTCTCGTTAGCGAATCACCCGGCGAATACAGCCGCTATTTGATGGAAGCAGGCGTTCCCGGTGTGGCGTTCGATCAGCTGGAGCAGGTGCTGGGCGCCAAACAATCCGCACAAAAGCTGGAAAATACGATAAATCAACACTACCAAATCACGAAGAAATGGAATGTACTCGGAGCTCTGCTGGCCGCCTTTGGCGTGCTGAGCGCCCCGCTTGCCAATTTAACCAATGACGCCCTGTCGCTAATCTTTCTTTCCCGCACGCAAAAGCTGGCGCAGCAAGCATTTCCCGCTGATACCGCAAGTAGCGCCGGGGCTCATAACGAGGTGGCAGCGGCGGCAGAAGCGGCCGTGTGGCACGGGATGCCATGGGAGTCAGTCACGGAGCAGCTTCGGGTTAATGTGCAGCGCGGCTTAACGGCTGCTCAAGTGAACGATTTGCGCAGCCGGCACGGAATCAACCGGCTTGCCGAAAAGGAACAGACCCCCTGGGTCGTGTCGTACGCCAGCCAGTTCAAAGAATTTACGACGCTGATTTTGCTGGGAACCTCGGTGCTTGCCCTGTTCACGGGCGGATTGTTCGACGGCCTTGCCATGGGCGCCGTGCTGCTCGCCAACGCGGCGATCGGCACGTTCCAAGAGCGGAAAGCCGAGCGGATTGTCGAAAGCTTGAACCAGTTTCAGCCTCCGGCCAGCAAGGTCATCCGTGACGGCGCGGAAGCTATTATCGACGCCACCGACCTGGTGCCAGGCGACATCGTCTGTCTGGAACCGGGCGACCGGGTGCCAGCCGATATTCGCCTGATTCGCGCCTGGAACCTGGAGGTTAACGAATCCGCGTTAACCGGGGAATCTGTGCCTGTCGCCAAGCAGGAAACCGAGGCCGAAGGAGACTGTCCGCTGTCGGAGCGGAGCTGCATGCTGTATATGGGCACCGATATTTCCCGGGGCAAAGCTTTGGGTGTCGTTGTTCAGACCGGCATGAACACGGAATTCGGCCACCTGATGTCGATGCTCAAAACGAATGAGAAGACAGCCACGCCGCTTCAGGAAAAGGTTACGTCCATCAGTAAAAAGTTCGTTAAATGGGCGTTTATCGCCGGAAGCATCGTATTTGTGTCCGGACTTCTGCGCGGCGTTCCGATCCCTGAGCTGGTGAGCACCTCGATTACGCTCGTCGCCTCGGCGATTCCTGAGGGGCTCCCGGTTACGATTACAATCGCACTGAGCGCGGGCATCTTCCGCATGTCCAGAAAAAACGCGCTCGTCCGCAAGCTGTCGGCGCTTGAGACACTGGGCCATGCGACGATCATCTGTACGGACAAGACCGGCACGCTGACGAAAAATGAAATGACGGTCAAGCAAGTCGCCGCCGTCGGCCATGCCTGGGAGGTATCCGGCAGTGGATATGACCCGGCGGGCGGTTTCCGGGAAAAGGGCCGGGCAGGGGGCGAATCCAGTCTGCCGGATTCAGCGGCTGATGAAAGCAATGCCGCGCAGCCGGAACTGCAGCGAATCCTGCAGATTGCCTGCTTGTGCAATAACAGCAAGCTGATCAAGGAAGGCTCGGGCTGGTCGATACAGGGAGACCCGACTGAAGGCGCGCTGCTGGCAATGGCTCATAAAGGCGGGGTCAAGCCGGAGGAGCTCAACCACTGGCACCGCGGCGCGGAGATCCCTTTTGATTCCGGGACGGGAAAAATGAGCGTGGTATGCAAGGACACTTCGTCCGGGCAAGCCTGTTACATTTTCTCCAAGGGTTCTGTGGAATCGATCCTCCGCCGCTGCAGCAGGTACCAGCAGAACGGCGAAGTACACCCGCTCACCATGGAGCTGCGGGCAGACATCCTGAAGGAAAGCGAGCGGCTCGCTTCCAACGCGCTGCGGGTGCTCGGCTTCGCCTACCGCGCGCTGGAGGCGGAGGAGCATGACCGTCAGGAAGACCTCGACGAGCGGGAGATGATCTATGTCGGCATGGCCGGCATGATCGACCCGCCGAAGGCCGATGTACGGCAAAGCATTGAAGAAGCGCTCTCCCTCGGCGTGAAGCCGGTCATGATTACAGGGGATCACCCGATTACGGCGATCGCCATCGCCGAGCAAATCGGCATTACTGGCGGCAGCCGGCCGGGTCAGGTCCTCACCGGTCACGAACTGGACCGCATGAGCGACGAGGAACTGGAGCAGTCGGTCGATCAGGTGTCCATCTTTGCCCGTATGACGCCGGAGCATAAGCTGCGCATCGTCAGTCTGCTGCGCAAGAAAGGGCATATCGTCGCCATGACCGGGGACGGCGTGAACGACAGCCCGGCGATCAAGCGGGCAGACGTCGGGATCGCGATGGGACGCGCCGGTACGGAAGTCAGCAAAGCAACCGCCGATATCGTGCTGAAGGAAGACCACTTCGGCTCTATCGTAGAGGGGGTCAAGGAAGGCCGTACCATTATCGGTAATATCCGCAAGGCGCTGGGCTGTCTGCTCACCGGCAATCTCGCGGAAATTCTCGTTACAAGCACTGCGGTGATACTCGGCATGCCGATTCCGCTTGTGCCTATTCAAATTTTATTGATGAACATGCTGACAGACGCGCTCCCGGCCATGGTTCTGGCCGTCAACCCGGGCAGCAAAGCCAAGCGGACGAAACGGGCGAATATCGTGGACAAATCGCTGTACCGCAAGGTTATTACGCGCGGAGTGCTGCTTGGCGCGGGATCGCTCGGACTGTTCGGCCTGGCTCTGGCCTCCGGTCAGCCCGTGGCTGTGGCGCAGAGCGTCGCTTTCGCGACACTGGTGGCCGGCCAGCTGATCCAGACGTTCTCCTGGCGCCAGGAGGACACCGAGCAAAAGGTGGGCGATTGGAGCAAAGACCGCTTCCTGGTCGGCGCGTTGAGCATTTCCTGGCTTGCCCTGCTGGGTGCGCTCTATGTGCCTCCACTTAACCAGTTTTTCCATACCGCGCCCATTCCTCTGCATCTCTGGGGGCCCATCCTGCTTGTCGCCGGCTCGATTTCCTGGCTTTCGAGACCGATTCTGTCCCTGCTCGAAGGAAAGGAACAGACGACGGGAACGGCAGTCCCTGCCTATTCCGCAGCCTAG
- the ytfJ gene encoding GerW family sporulation protein: MSEHIHQLVETALQNLKGMNDAETVIGKPIQTPDGTVVIPICRTNFGLVTGGTEFSSAVAAKLPFGGGIGVGMSIIPVAFLIIGPSGVQMVPLESPKDAYSRLIDLSPQLLDKLKSLLER, from the coding sequence ATGTCCGAACACATTCATCAATTGGTCGAAACCGCATTGCAAAATCTGAAAGGCATGAACGACGCAGAGACTGTCATTGGCAAGCCAATCCAGACGCCGGACGGTACGGTCGTCATCCCCATTTGCCGGACGAACTTTGGATTAGTGACCGGGGGCACTGAATTCTCAAGCGCGGTTGCTGCAAAGCTGCCGTTCGGTGGAGGGATTGGAGTGGGCATGTCCATTATTCCCGTCGCTTTTCTCATCATCGGTCCTTCCGGAGTGCAGATGGTACCCCTTGAATCCCCGAAAGATGCATACAGCCGCTTAATCGATCTGAGCCCGCAGCTGCTCGACAAGCTGAAAAGCTTGTTGGAACGGTAG